The Coffea arabica cultivar ET-39 chromosome 1e, Coffea Arabica ET-39 HiFi, whole genome shotgun sequence genome has a window encoding:
- the LOC113691080 gene encoding uncharacterized mitochondrial protein AtMg00310-like has translation MARLTGWKEKLLSQAGNEVLIKSVLLAMPTYAMACCKLPKGLCVEVCKEMAKFWWEDKGQERRVHWMGWSKLSEVKGKGGLGFRDLMDFNNAMLAKKFWRILTRPNLMVSRILRGKYFKGESIWKMKIKASDSWMWKSILYARELLESGVRKRVVDGTTIDIWRDRWLLRRGKE, from the coding sequence atGGCAAGACTAACTGGTTGGAAAGAAAAACTTTTAAGTCAGGCAGGAAACGAGGTGCTAATAAAATCAGTCTTGCTGGCTATGCCTACATATGCTATGGCCTGCTGCAAGCTTCCAAAGGGGCTATGTGTGGAAGTTTGTAAGGAGATGGCTAAATTCTGGTGGGAAGATAAAGGACAGGAACGGAGAGTTCACTGGATGGGTTGGTCAAAGTTGTCAGAGGTCAAAGGAAAGGGGGGCTTGGGCTTTAGAGATTTGATGGATTTTAACAATGCAATGTTAGCTAAAAAATTCTGGAGGATATTAACGAGGCCAAATTTGATGGTTAGTCGAATATTAAGAGGCAAATACTTCAAAGGGGAATCAAtatggaaaatgaaaataaaggcaAGTGATTCCTGGATGTGGAAGAGCATTTTGTATGCTAGGGAACTGCTGGAGAGTGGGGTAAGAAAAAGGGTTGTGGATGGAACTACCATAGATATTTGGAGGGATAGATGGCTCCTTAGAAGGGGAAAGGAATGA